agagaagccacgttggatcaggccaatggcccatccagtccaacattctgtttcacataagaacataagagaagccatgttggatcagggcaatgatCCATCcattccaatactctgtgtcacacagtggccaaaaaaaaaccccaggtgccatcaggaggcccaacAGTAGGGCCAGTGGGGGTCTGGGTGCTCTCTAGGATGCTTGTCTTAACCCTATTTTATGTATCTACAAAGCTGTATTTAAGAGTGCTAATTGTATGTATGTgcctgttttcctcctttctattccagccaggcctgtagccacaggggggcctctGGGGGCACTGCGCCCTGACTTCCAGAGGGCCAGCCTGCCttctcccttctttttgccatggctacTGAATCGGTGGCAGCTAGAGCCAGGAGAcctgagcagggcacagagggaggtggaggagtggaaagCGGAGGAAAttatgtggaatgggctggggaggggggatggatggagcttCTGGCTGCAATGTGCCAGGGTAgggaagagggaggtggaagggaaCACCCCTGCTTGTGTACAAggcgcagtcccttcttgacgCCAAAGTTGTAGGGGTGGCTACCTCGACTTGGTCACCTTTCAGAGCCTCCACCTTTTGCTCCTACCCCAGAAAACTTCTGAGAAGCAGTAAGCCCTGCAGTGGTTGGCAAacggtgccccctgactttttaaaaagcgccccccccccccagcttttaaAATCTTGGCTACGGCCCTGATTTCAGCATGGAAAACCGGAGGACAATGTAGGCCCAGCAAAAGGAAGCGAAtgtatttccttccttctcctgtgcTGTGGATGATTAAGtctgactccagtggcacctttaaggccaacagagttttattccgGGTATCAGCTTTCATATAcactgaagaagtgcgcatgcacacgaaagcctaTACCCGGAATAAcgctttgttggccttaaaggtgccactgcgctCAGACTTTGTGctactgcttcggaccaacacggctgcccacctgaatctatctttatGGACGATTATGATTACTGATGGACTTTGAATGGGATTAGTGAAGATCTGGTTTCCCAAGCAAGGTGCAAATGCTTCTGTTAGCGCTCAAAGTGCTGCGATATCGTTTCTTCGTTTTGCCGTACTGTCCAAAGGTTTTCCCAGAGGACACCATATGCTGCCCTTTCACAGCTCTGAAGGATACGCGCCGTAATCAGTTCCtcgagcaggcctcggattcagcaggagctcacaggagcacagctcctgaactattctgagggtcccccctcttcctccccacctcccttgtcccttgaatagtagttgcagctgcataacaatccctggatgaggagagcgggcagccaaccagccacctgGAGCTTTGCcacgtccccagcagccctcattaacccctggagaagcccacaccaccctttttcTACTTATGCGCCAGGTGGctggctggccttttgactggggggggggggaacacccaagagagccccaggcaagtgaggtctgcttgggctagctggatctctagctggctgaagcaggcctcgctcgcctgtggctcttttcttgcatcaagttgattttgactggggtggtggtggtggcatatacTAATgcgatgctaatgagctccaccacctatttttctacaaaatgaccctggtaatagcaaaaatccagttgcaaaatgcatttagtatagtgtgaatgcacccatagcTCTGAAAACAGCCATGTGCTTCAATGACACAGCTCTTTTGGGGGACTTTGTAGGCGGCTCTGAAAAGagccttttggggggtgggggcttcagggCAACTCTGGTGGGGCTTCCCTATTTTTTCTTGGGCGCTGCCTTTTTGGGCTTGGCTGTCTTGGCTTTGGGGGCCTTCTTGGGCTTGGGCTTCGCCTTGACTGACTTCTTGGCAGCTTTCTTGGGCTTGCCGACCTTGGCCTTTGAGGGGCTCTTGGCGGCTTTTCTGGCCCTGGACACCGCCAGCTTCTTGACCGCTTTCTTGGCCGGGGAAGCTGCGGGTTTCTTGGCAGGCTTAGTGCTCCCGGGTGCAGTGGAAGGCTTCTTGCTCCTGGCCTCCTTGGAGAACGCAttggaagttaaagttgctctctttccacctcttctccctCCGTCTCCCAACTGCTTCTTGTTGAGCTTGAAGGAGCCTGAGGCGCCCGTGCCTTTGGTCTGCACCAGGGTGCCCTTGGCCACCAGGCTCTTCAGGCCCAGCTTGAGGCGGCTCTTGTTCTTCTCCACGTCGTAGCCGCCCGCCCCCAGCGCCTTCTTCAGGGCGGCCAGCGACACCCCGCTGCGCTCCTGGGAGGCCGACACCGCCTGCACCAGTAGCTCCGTCACGCTGGGCCCCGAGGCCGCCTTGCGGGGCTTGGAACCGCCCGATGCCTTCTTGGCTTTCTTGGCCACCGCCTTGCTCGCCGCGGGGGCAGCCGCCGGAGCGGAGACGGCAGGAGCCTCCTCGGTCATGGCGGGGATCGAACTCGCAATTCTCCAGGTGGC
The sequence above is a segment of the Heteronotia binoei isolate CCM8104 ecotype False Entrance Well chromosome 15, APGP_CSIRO_Hbin_v1, whole genome shotgun sequence genome. Coding sequences within it:
- the LOC132584333 gene encoding histone H1.2-like, whose translation is MTEEAPAVSAPAAAPAASKAVAKKAKKASGGSKPRKAASGPSVTELLVQAVSASQERSGVSLAALKKALGAGGYDVEKNKSRLKLGLKSLVAKGTLVQTKGTGASGSFKLNKKQLGDGGRRGGKRATLTSNAFSKEARSKKPSTAPGSTKPAKKPAASPAKKAVKKLAVSRARKAAKSPSKAKVGKPKKAAKKSVKAKPKPKKAPKAKTAKPKKAAPKKK